A region of Pyxidicoccus parkwaysis DNA encodes the following proteins:
- a CDS encoding ArnT family glycosyltransferase: MASEGEQEQTFTEAVLGKGTLSTNWMKRWLALPFSTRVVVATAGFAALLFLPYLGAVGLWDCWETHYGEVARMMIERRDYVYPFWEGSWFFSKPPLTMWMQALGMEIVGTVRTEGALGLYTEWGMRIPFALLSITAVALLSLAVARVVSRRAGLATGFILATMPLYFLLTRQTVTDTPFVTTFVCAMACALIGQLDETTKHRAAWWYGFYFFAGLATLAKGLLGVGLPAVILMLYAALAVIPWDGTSVERHLRWLSDKKFRKDVREGRLPMPVLWGQMYRMHLGTGILVFFAVAVPWYLTMSLFDQVDDEGKLFWYRFFIHDHLNRLTAGVYTTTPGGTFIYFIEQGGYAIFPWVALLPGAFAVVSRLRLRSTSKADHLALIAVLWVAFSFYLLSSSATKFHHYVFPVLPGLAILLAIFADRLWEEGISSHAVSLIFGLVLFILVGKDLAENPKNFTDLFVFNYDRPYPQDLVSKPIAFFASRPLWTGDLVTLVLLAFGVYLSFDAFSPRAKEKASPGSRAVALGMLLAGVATLGAVASQAQVSASALLGLALLGAAGFLGWQSTRPGTEGRTSLQTVAGLIAVAGVALAARGFRQPVAEDSLLKALSEPVNIKSTLGFTFAVAGALAVVAALLRARVMLFGTFWALAAGVALWFNWSHWVDLSHHWTQRDLFWRYYAQRKADEPIVAYMMNWRGETFYSSNTIEQYRSNDANTRMRNLAARPGREWALVEHNRLNLLRNAVGPDKVVTPVDRDINNKFVLVTID; the protein is encoded by the coding sequence GTGGCGAGCGAAGGCGAACAGGAGCAGACCTTCACCGAGGCCGTTCTCGGCAAGGGGACCCTCTCGACGAATTGGATGAAGCGGTGGCTGGCACTGCCCTTCAGTACGCGCGTCGTGGTGGCCACCGCCGGCTTCGCGGCCCTGCTCTTCCTCCCGTACCTGGGGGCAGTAGGACTGTGGGATTGCTGGGAGACGCACTACGGCGAGGTGGCTCGGATGATGATCGAGCGCCGCGACTACGTGTACCCCTTCTGGGAAGGCTCCTGGTTCTTCTCCAAGCCGCCGCTCACCATGTGGATGCAGGCGCTGGGCATGGAGATTGTGGGCACCGTGCGCACCGAGGGCGCGCTGGGCCTGTACACCGAGTGGGGCATGCGCATCCCCTTCGCCCTCTTGAGCATCACCGCGGTGGCGCTCTTGTCACTGGCGGTGGCGCGCGTGGTGAGCCGCCGCGCGGGCCTGGCCACCGGCTTCATCCTGGCCACCATGCCGCTGTACTTCCTGCTGACGCGCCAGACAGTGACGGACACTCCCTTCGTCACGACGTTCGTGTGCGCCATGGCGTGCGCGCTCATCGGCCAGTTGGATGAGACGACGAAGCACCGCGCCGCGTGGTGGTACGGCTTCTACTTCTTCGCTGGTCTGGCCACGCTGGCCAAGGGCCTGCTCGGCGTGGGCCTGCCCGCCGTCATCCTGATGCTCTACGCGGCGCTGGCCGTCATCCCCTGGGACGGCACCAGCGTGGAGCGGCACCTGCGCTGGCTGTCGGACAAGAAGTTCCGCAAGGACGTGCGCGAGGGCCGCCTGCCCATGCCGGTGCTGTGGGGGCAGATGTACCGGATGCACCTGGGTACGGGCATCCTCGTCTTCTTCGCGGTGGCGGTGCCCTGGTACCTCACCATGTCCCTCTTCGACCAGGTGGACGACGAGGGGAAGCTCTTCTGGTACCGCTTCTTCATCCACGACCACCTCAACCGCCTCACGGCGGGCGTGTACACCACCACGCCGGGCGGCACGTTCATCTACTTCATCGAGCAGGGCGGCTACGCCATCTTCCCCTGGGTGGCGCTGCTGCCCGGCGCCTTCGCTGTCGTGTCGCGGCTGCGGCTGCGCTCGACGAGCAAGGCGGACCACCTGGCGCTCATCGCGGTGTTGTGGGTGGCCTTCTCGTTCTACCTGCTGTCTTCCAGCGCCACGAAGTTCCACCACTACGTCTTCCCGGTGCTGCCGGGGCTGGCGATTCTGCTGGCAATCTTCGCGGACCGGCTGTGGGAGGAAGGCATCTCCTCGCATGCGGTGAGTCTCATCTTCGGGCTGGTGCTCTTCATCCTCGTGGGCAAGGACCTGGCGGAGAACCCGAAGAACTTCACCGACCTGTTCGTCTTCAATTACGACCGTCCGTATCCGCAGGACCTGGTGTCCAAGCCCATCGCCTTCTTCGCTTCGCGTCCGCTGTGGACCGGTGACCTCGTGACGCTGGTGCTGCTGGCCTTCGGCGTGTACCTCTCGTTCGACGCGTTCTCCCCGCGAGCGAAGGAGAAGGCATCACCGGGCTCGCGCGCGGTGGCCCTGGGCATGTTGCTGGCGGGCGTGGCCACGCTGGGCGCGGTGGCGTCGCAGGCGCAGGTGTCCGCGTCAGCCCTTCTGGGCCTGGCACTGCTGGGCGCGGCCGGCTTCCTGGGCTGGCAGTCCACGCGTCCCGGCACGGAGGGGCGCACCTCGCTACAGACGGTGGCGGGGCTCATCGCGGTGGCGGGTGTAGCGCTGGCGGCGCGCGGCTTCCGACAGCCGGTGGCGGAGGACTCGCTGCTCAAGGCGCTGTCCGAGCCCGTCAACATCAAGAGCACCCTGGGCTTCACCTTCGCTGTGGCCGGAGCGCTGGCGGTGGTGGCGGCCCTCCTGCGCGCGCGGGTGATGCTGTTCGGCACCTTCTGGGCATTGGCGGCGGGCGTGGCCCTCTGGTTCAACTGGAGCCACTGGGTGGACCTGTCACACCACTGGACGCAGCGCGACCTCTTCTGGCGCTACTACGCGCAGCGCAAGGCGGACGAGCCCATCGTCGCGTACATGATGAACTGGCGCGGCGAGACGTTCTATTCGAGCAACACGATTGAGCAGTACCGCAGCAACGACGCCAACACGCGCATGCGCAACCTGGCCGCGAGGCCCGGTCGCGAGTGGGCGCTGGTGGAGCACAACCGCCTCAACCTGCTGCGCAACGCGGTGGGCCCGGACAAGGTGGTCACGCCGGTGGACCGGGACATCAACAACAAGTTCGTCCTGGTGACCATCGACTGA